One window of Acidobacteriota bacterium genomic DNA carries:
- the rplL gene encoding 50S ribosomal protein L7/L12, translating to MTKEDIKQYLREAPMLEIAGLVKEIESEFGVSAAAAMPMAMASMPGAGAAAAVEEKTEFTVILASVAPEKKINVIKVVRELTSLGLKEAKDLVEGAPKAVKEAVGKDEAATMKKKLEEAGAKVEVK from the coding sequence ATTACGAAGGAAGACATCAAGCAGTACCTCCGCGAGGCTCCGATGCTCGAGATCGCGGGTCTCGTCAAGGAGATCGAGTCCGAGTTCGGCGTCTCCGCCGCGGCCGCGATGCCGATGGCGATGGCGTCGATGCCCGGCGCGGGCGCCGCGGCGGCGGTCGAGGAGAAGACCGAGTTCACCGTCATCCTCGCCTCCGTGGCCCCCGAGAAGAAGATCAACGTGATCAAGGTCGTCCGCGAGCTGACCTCGCTCGGCCTGAAGGAAGCGAAGGATCTCGTCGAGGGCGCGCCCAAGGCGGTGAAGGAAGCCGTCGGCAAGGACGAGGCCGCCACGATGAAGAAGAAGCTCGAAGAGGCCGGCGCGAAGGTCGAAGTCAAGTAG
- the rpoC gene encoding DNA-directed RNA polymerase subunit beta', translating into MSRNTPFGEKARAINDFDSIRISIASPEKIRSWSYGEVTKPETINYRTFKPERDGLFCAKIFGPTVDWECLCGKFKRMKHRGVVCDKCGVEVTQSKVRRERMGHIELASPVSHVWFFKGLPSRIGHLLDISLRDLERILYFEAFVVTDVRHPEKVDVEVGELLSEERYRQLMDEVGRDAFTARMGAEAIKDLLRKVEIPTLADELRAKMRKETSTQKKLKFAKRLKVVEAFRRSGNRPEWMILDVIPVIPPELRPLVPLDGGRFATSDLNDLYRRVINRNNRLKKLFELKAPDVIVRNEKRMLQEAVDALFDNGRRGRVLRGTNNRPLKSLSDTLKGKQGRFRQNLLGKRVDYSGRSVIVVGPELKLHQCGLPKKMALELFKPFIYNKLEQVGLVSTIKAAKEMVEQQRPEVWDYLEEVIREHPVMLNRAPTLHRLGIQAFEPVLVEGKAIKIHPLVCTAFNADFDGDQMAVHVPLSPKAQIEAQVLMLSTQNLLSPANGAPIVVPTQDIVLGVYYLTKEKSGAKGAGRDFGTPEDVVLALEAGEVELLAPIKLRYTGDLLDLTTVRDDQDLLHTEVVRVEGQRINTTVGRVIFNDHLPEGLPYINGHLKKRGLGQLVTRCHLTWGNDRTVKLVDELKDLGFYYACKAGISIGIEDMVIPATKPRLVEQAQRDQVQVQQQYLDGAITENERYNKVIQIWSEATERISEAMFEEMGKLEAKTGEFNPIFMMADSGARGSKQQMRQLAGMRGLMAKPSGDIIETPITANFREGLTVLEYFISTHGARKGLADTALKTADSGYLTRRLVDVAQDVIITEPDCKTLDGIEVTAIVEGGETIEELRDRIVGRVALEDIKETPDAEATIVEANGEISEDLANVVQMAGIERVKIRSVLTCESRRGVCACCYGRNLATGRMVELGEATGVIAAQSIGEPGTQLTMRTFHVGGVGQVSTESTLETKNEGVVKFLNLPTVKDKKGGLVAMSRSGTIIIQDEKGRERERHTVVYGGSIKVHDGEDVKAGTLLLEWDPFNSIILTEFGGTIHMKDVVEGTTMKMKTDDVTGFQRPVITDSADEKLQPRIEIRDGHEKIIKKYFLPREAMLNVTDGQQVFPGDIIVKVPREAKKTKDITGGLPRVVELFEARRPKDPARISEIDGVVHYGDVAKGKRKITVTGDDGEVREYEIPKGAHISVQEGERVDAGDSLVEGPKDPHDILSVKGPKQLQEYLVNEIQEVYRLQGVNINDKHIEVIVRQMMRWVKVEEVGDTEFIVDEHVDKFKFREENERVLAQGGEPATGRPLLLGITKASLSTESFISAASFQETTRVLTEASINGKIDYLRGLKENVIMGRLIPAGTGMDIYRTIRIPVDETERADLEIEEGPLEVGGLDLTAALSSLRAAGESSS; encoded by the coding sequence TTGAGTCGAAACACACCTTTCGGTGAGAAGGCGCGAGCCATCAACGATTTCGACAGCATCCGGATCAGCATCGCGTCGCCCGAGAAAATCCGAAGCTGGTCGTACGGCGAGGTCACGAAGCCGGAGACGATCAACTACCGGACGTTCAAGCCGGAGCGCGACGGCCTCTTCTGCGCGAAGATTTTCGGCCCCACCGTCGACTGGGAGTGCCTCTGCGGCAAGTTCAAGCGCATGAAGCACCGCGGCGTCGTCTGCGACAAGTGCGGCGTCGAGGTCACGCAGTCGAAGGTGAGGCGCGAGCGCATGGGGCACATCGAGCTCGCGTCCCCCGTCTCGCACGTGTGGTTCTTCAAGGGGCTGCCGTCGAGGATCGGGCACCTCCTCGACATCTCGCTCCGCGACCTCGAGCGCATCCTCTACTTCGAGGCGTTCGTCGTCACCGACGTCCGGCATCCCGAGAAGGTGGACGTCGAGGTCGGCGAGCTCCTCTCCGAGGAGCGGTACCGCCAGCTCATGGACGAGGTGGGGCGCGACGCCTTCACCGCGCGCATGGGCGCCGAGGCGATCAAGGATCTCCTCCGGAAGGTCGAGATCCCGACGCTCGCCGACGAGCTCCGCGCCAAGATGCGCAAGGAGACGTCCACCCAGAAGAAGCTCAAGTTCGCGAAGCGGCTCAAGGTCGTCGAGGCCTTCCGCCGGAGCGGGAACCGCCCGGAGTGGATGATCCTGGACGTCATTCCGGTCATCCCCCCCGAGCTGCGCCCCCTCGTCCCGCTCGACGGCGGGCGGTTCGCCACGTCTGATCTCAACGACCTGTACCGGCGCGTCATCAACAGGAACAACCGCCTCAAGAAGCTCTTCGAGCTGAAGGCGCCCGACGTCATCGTCCGGAACGAGAAGCGCATGCTCCAGGAGGCGGTCGACGCCCTCTTCGACAACGGGCGCCGGGGCCGCGTGCTCCGCGGCACGAACAATCGGCCGCTCAAGAGCCTCTCCGACACGCTCAAGGGAAAGCAGGGGCGGTTCCGCCAGAACCTCCTCGGCAAGCGCGTCGATTACTCGGGGCGCTCGGTCATCGTCGTCGGCCCGGAGCTGAAGCTCCACCAGTGCGGGCTGCCCAAGAAGATGGCCCTCGAGCTCTTCAAGCCGTTCATCTACAACAAGCTCGAGCAGGTGGGCCTCGTCTCGACGATCAAGGCCGCCAAGGAGATGGTCGAGCAGCAGCGCCCCGAGGTGTGGGACTACCTCGAGGAGGTGATCCGCGAGCACCCGGTCATGCTGAACCGGGCGCCGACGCTCCACCGCCTCGGCATCCAGGCCTTCGAGCCGGTCCTCGTCGAGGGGAAGGCGATCAAGATCCACCCACTCGTCTGCACGGCCTTCAACGCCGACTTCGACGGCGACCAGATGGCCGTCCACGTTCCCCTGTCGCCGAAGGCGCAGATCGAGGCGCAGGTCCTGATGCTCTCGACGCAAAACCTCCTCTCGCCGGCGAACGGGGCCCCCATCGTCGTCCCGACGCAGGACATCGTCCTCGGCGTGTACTACCTCACCAAGGAGAAGTCCGGGGCGAAGGGGGCGGGACGCGATTTCGGAACCCCCGAGGACGTCGTCCTCGCGCTCGAGGCGGGGGAGGTCGAGCTCCTCGCGCCGATCAAGCTCCGCTACACGGGCGACCTCCTCGATCTCACGACCGTGAGGGACGATCAGGATCTGCTCCACACCGAGGTCGTGAGGGTCGAGGGGCAGCGCATCAACACCACGGTCGGGCGCGTCATCTTCAACGACCACCTGCCCGAGGGGCTGCCGTACATCAACGGGCACCTCAAGAAGCGCGGCCTCGGCCAGCTCGTCACCCGCTGCCACCTGACGTGGGGGAACGACAGGACCGTCAAGCTCGTGGACGAGCTCAAGGATCTCGGCTTCTACTACGCGTGCAAGGCCGGCATCTCGATCGGGATCGAGGACATGGTCATCCCGGCGACCAAGCCCCGACTCGTCGAGCAGGCCCAGCGCGACCAGGTGCAGGTCCAGCAGCAGTACCTCGACGGCGCCATCACCGAGAACGAGCGCTACAACAAGGTCATCCAGATCTGGTCCGAGGCGACCGAGCGGATCTCCGAGGCGATGTTCGAGGAGATGGGCAAGCTCGAGGCGAAGACGGGCGAGTTCAACCCGATCTTCATGATGGCCGACTCCGGCGCGCGAGGCAGCAAGCAACAGATGCGTCAGCTCGCCGGGATGCGCGGCCTGATGGCGAAGCCGTCGGGCGACATCATCGAGACGCCGATCACCGCCAACTTCCGCGAGGGGCTGACGGTGCTCGAGTACTTCATCTCGACGCACGGCGCGCGCAAGGGCCTCGCCGACACCGCCCTCAAGACCGCCGACTCGGGATACCTGACGCGCCGCCTCGTCGACGTGGCGCAGGACGTCATCATCACCGAGCCGGACTGCAAGACGCTCGACGGCATCGAGGTCACCGCGATCGTCGAGGGAGGCGAGACGATCGAGGAGCTCCGGGATCGCATCGTGGGACGCGTCGCTCTCGAGGACATCAAGGAGACGCCCGACGCCGAGGCGACCATCGTCGAGGCCAACGGCGAGATCTCCGAGGATCTGGCGAACGTCGTCCAGATGGCCGGCATCGAGCGGGTCAAGATCCGCTCCGTGCTGACGTGCGAGTCGCGGCGCGGGGTCTGCGCGTGCTGCTACGGCCGCAACCTCGCGACCGGCAGGATGGTCGAGCTGGGCGAGGCGACCGGCGTCATCGCCGCGCAGTCGATCGGCGAGCCCGGCACGCAGCTCACGATGCGCACCTTCCACGTCGGCGGCGTCGGCCAGGTCTCCACGGAGTCGACCCTCGAGACGAAGAACGAGGGGGTCGTGAAGTTCCTCAACCTCCCCACCGTCAAGGACAAGAAGGGCGGCCTCGTCGCGATGAGCCGCAGCGGCACCATCATCATCCAGGACGAGAAGGGGCGCGAGCGCGAGCGCCACACGGTCGTCTACGGCGGCAGCATCAAGGTGCACGACGGCGAGGACGTCAAGGCGGGAACGCTGCTCCTCGAGTGGGACCCGTTCAACTCGATCATCCTCACGGAGTTCGGCGGCACGATCCACATGAAGGACGTCGTCGAGGGCACGACCATGAAGATGAAGACCGACGACGTCACCGGATTCCAGCGTCCGGTCATCACCGACAGCGCCGACGAGAAGCTGCAGCCGCGCATCGAGATCCGCGACGGCCACGAGAAGATCATCAAGAAGTACTTCCTCCCGCGCGAGGCGATGCTGAACGTCACCGACGGCCAGCAGGTCTTCCCCGGCGACATCATCGTGAAGGTCCCCCGCGAGGCGAAGAAGACGAAGGACATCACCGGCGGCCTCCCGCGCGTCGTCGAGCTGTTCGAGGCGCGGCGCCCCAAGGACCCGGCGAGGATCTCCGAGATCGACGGCGTCGTGCACTACGGCGACGTCGCGAAGGGGAAGCGGAAGATCACCGTCACGGGCGACGACGGCGAGGTGCGCGAGTACGAGATCCCGAAGGGCGCGCACATCTCGGTGCAGGAGGGGGAGCGCGTGGACGCCGGCGACTCGCTGGTCGAGGGGCCGAAGGATCCGCACGACATCCTGAGCGTCAAGGGGCCGAAGCAGCTCCAGGAGTACCTCGTCAACGAGATCCAGGAGGTCTACCGGCTGCAGGGCGTCAACATCAACGACAAGCACATCGAGGTCATCGTCCGCCAGATGATGCGCTGGGTGAAGGTCGAGGAGGTCGGCGACACCGAGTTCATCGTCGACGAGCACGTCGACAAGTTCAAGTTCCGCGAGGAGAACGAGCGCGTGCTCGCCCAGGGCGGCGAACCGGCGACCGGCCGCCCGCTGCTCCTCGGCATCACCAAGGCCTCGCTCTCGACCGAGAGCTTCATCTCGGCCGCCTCGTTCCAGGAGACGACCCGGGTTCTCACCGAGGCGAGCATCAACGGAAAGATCGACTATCTCCGCGGCCTGAAGGAGAACGTGATCATGGGCCGGCTGATCCCGGCCGGAACGGGGATGGACATCTACCGGACGATCCGGATCCCCGTCGACGAGACGGAGAGGGCCGATCTCGAAATCGAGGAAGGGCCGCTCGAGGTGGGGGGCCTGGATCTGACCGCCGCCCTGAGCAGCCTGAGGGCTGCGGGGGAGTCGTCCTCCTGA
- the rpsG gene encoding 30S ribosomal protein S7, with the protein MPRRGVVPHREVLPDPVYQSTLVTRFVNVLLKGGKKSTADRILYGALDLVKDRTKDDPLKVFKKAVDNVRPSLEVKARRVGGSTYQIPVEVNPNRRLSLAMRWITLYASQRGGKSMREKLAAEIVDASNNTGGAIKKREDTHKMAEANKAFAHYRW; encoded by the coding sequence ATGCCGAGAAGGGGTGTCGTTCCGCATCGCGAAGTGCTTCCGGATCCGGTCTACCAGTCCACTCTGGTGACACGGTTCGTCAACGTTCTGCTCAAGGGCGGGAAGAAGAGCACGGCCGATCGCATCCTGTACGGCGCGCTCGATCTCGTGAAGGACCGGACCAAGGACGATCCGCTGAAGGTCTTCAAGAAGGCCGTCGACAACGTGCGCCCGTCCCTCGAGGTCAAGGCGCGCCGCGTCGGAGGCTCGACCTACCAGATCCCGGTCGAGGTGAACCCCAATCGCCGGCTCTCGCTCGCGATGAGGTGGATCACGCTGTACGCCTCGCAGCGGGGCGGGAAGAGCATGCGCGAGAAGCTCGCGGCGGAAATCGTCGACGCCTCGAACAACACGGGCGGCGCGATCAAGAAGAGAGAAGACACGCACAAGATGGCGGAGGCCAACAAGGCCTTCGCGCACTACCGCTGGTAG
- the rpoB gene encoding DNA-directed RNA polymerase subunit beta, whose amino-acid sequence MTATGEVNPAGPRERIDFSKIRTSVPIPNLIEVQKRSYERFLQMFTAPQDREDTGLQAVFKSVFPISDFRETSSLEFVEYSIGNWECKCGSLEGIEQLRVPCPSCAKRIIIRDPKAKTIPCPDCGAAAKNTIQFCDVCGDPVGLKFKYDVFECQERGMTFTVPLKVKIRLVVWDKDPETGSRSVRDIKEQEVYFGEIPMLTDNGTFIINGTERVIVSQLHRSPGVFFQAQENKTIFMGKIIPYRGSWVEFEYDAKNLLYVRIDRKRKFLGSVFMRALGIRTDEEIIRTFYGIETLQIDGKKLAVKTSPRLAAWKLRVRADVDDPKSGESIIKKGKRITQGVYAALTKAKIQSVPVDVVELAGACSASDVADPATGEVLLESGAEIGPNEIEALALKGVSSLEFFHPEQDEVGRIMLDTTRKDTIGKTPPPEGAKPKDPREEALLEIYKRMRPGDPPTRESAESLFKGMFEDPRRYDLSRVGRLKYNTKLGTDLPLDMHVLYRPKRDEAGKFAECVAGRDEDFTSVIRYLLKLKKGLGAIDDIDHLGNRRVRAVGELLENQFRIGLVRMERAIKEKMSVYQEMTTAMPHDLINAKPVMAAIQEFFGSSQLSQFMDQTNPLSEVTHKRRLSALGPGGLSRDRAGFEVRDVHATHYGRICPIETPEGPNIGLISSLSCYARINEFGFIESPYRKVEEGRVRDFVKVLNPGDTTYATGEIVEVGDCEAENRKVARKGDTPAEIEPHIFYLSAWEEDKGIIAQANAQLDEKGRFVHDQARVRMNGEFKLVPREDVNFIDVSPKQLVSVAASLVPFLENDDANRALMGANMQRQAVPLLRVEAPLVGTGMEGITAKDSGAVVVCRRDGFVDSVDSQRIIVRVVGVSKGKEEEDFGADIYTLTKFKRSNQNTCINQRPLVKKGQPVKKGEILADGPCTERGELALGRNVLVAFMPWRGYNFEDAILVSEKLVKEDYFTSIHIEEFEIEARDTKLGPEEITRDIPNVSEEALRDLDESGIVRIGAHVKPGDILVGKITPKGETQLTPEEKLLRAIFGEKSGDVRDASLTCPPGIEGTVVEVKIFCRKGVEKDARAQAIEDEQVERMRKNLKDEERIIREESRKKLITLLEGEKLTNPLKEYRSTKEKLPAATKLTREILSRLSYDDLRRIEFKPRKSEILDDFQNILARTERKEAILKKIFDEKREMLKRGDELSPGVIKMVKVFVAMKRKLQVGDKMAGRHGNKGVIAKILPEEDMPMLPDGTPCEIVLNPLGVPSRMNVGQILETHLGWAARCLGLYFASPVFDGASEEEIRGKLKEAVALQSSTGVPVTVRENGKTHLFDGKTGEKFDQMVTVGYIYMLKLSHLVDDKIHARSIGPYSLITQQPLGGKAQFGGQRFGEMEVWALEAYGAAHILQELLTAKSDDVFGRTKIYEALVKGEATVEPGLPESFHVLIRELQSLGLDVELRTGSVGRS is encoded by the coding sequence ATGACGGCGACCGGAGAGGTGAACCCGGCAGGCCCGCGGGAGCGAATCGACTTCTCGAAGATCAGGACGTCGGTGCCGATACCGAACCTGATCGAGGTGCAGAAGCGTTCGTACGAGCGGTTCCTGCAGATGTTCACCGCTCCCCAGGATCGTGAGGATACGGGTCTCCAGGCTGTCTTCAAGTCGGTCTTCCCGATCTCGGATTTCCGGGAGACGAGCAGCCTCGAGTTCGTCGAGTACTCCATCGGCAACTGGGAGTGCAAGTGCGGGAGCCTCGAGGGAATCGAGCAGCTCCGCGTTCCGTGCCCTTCGTGCGCCAAGAGGATCATCATCCGGGATCCCAAGGCGAAGACGATCCCGTGCCCGGATTGCGGCGCGGCGGCCAAGAACACCATCCAGTTCTGCGACGTGTGCGGCGATCCCGTCGGGCTGAAATTCAAGTACGACGTGTTCGAGTGCCAGGAGCGGGGAATGACCTTCACCGTCCCGCTCAAGGTCAAGATCCGCCTCGTCGTCTGGGACAAGGACCCCGAGACCGGGAGCCGGAGCGTCCGCGACATCAAGGAGCAGGAGGTCTACTTCGGCGAGATCCCCATGCTCACGGACAACGGCACCTTCATCATCAACGGGACCGAGAGGGTCATCGTCAGCCAGCTCCATCGTTCCCCGGGCGTCTTCTTCCAGGCGCAGGAGAACAAGACGATCTTCATGGGGAAGATCATCCCCTACCGCGGATCGTGGGTGGAGTTCGAGTACGACGCCAAGAACCTGCTGTACGTCCGCATCGACCGCAAGCGCAAGTTCCTCGGAAGCGTCTTCATGCGCGCGCTCGGCATCCGGACCGACGAGGAGATCATCCGCACCTTCTACGGGATCGAGACCCTCCAGATCGACGGCAAGAAGCTCGCCGTGAAGACCTCGCCGCGCCTCGCGGCGTGGAAGCTCCGCGTGCGGGCCGACGTCGACGATCCGAAGAGCGGCGAGTCGATCATCAAGAAGGGGAAGAGGATCACGCAGGGGGTCTACGCCGCCCTCACGAAGGCGAAGATCCAGAGCGTGCCGGTGGACGTCGTCGAGCTCGCGGGCGCGTGCTCGGCGTCCGACGTCGCCGATCCGGCGACCGGCGAGGTGCTGCTCGAGAGCGGCGCCGAGATCGGGCCGAACGAGATCGAGGCGCTCGCCCTCAAGGGGGTCTCCAGCCTCGAGTTCTTCCACCCCGAGCAGGACGAGGTCGGGCGCATCATGCTCGACACGACGCGCAAGGACACCATCGGCAAGACCCCTCCGCCCGAGGGCGCCAAGCCGAAGGATCCGCGCGAGGAGGCGCTCCTCGAGATCTACAAGAGGATGCGCCCGGGCGACCCGCCGACCCGCGAGTCGGCCGAGAGCCTCTTCAAGGGGATGTTCGAGGACCCGCGCCGCTACGACCTCTCGCGCGTCGGCCGGCTGAAGTACAACACCAAGCTCGGCACCGACCTCCCCCTCGACATGCACGTTCTCTACCGCCCGAAGCGCGACGAGGCCGGCAAGTTCGCGGAGTGCGTCGCCGGGCGCGACGAGGACTTCACCTCGGTCATCCGGTACCTGCTGAAGCTCAAGAAAGGCCTCGGCGCCATCGACGACATCGATCACCTCGGCAACCGCCGCGTCCGCGCCGTGGGCGAGCTCCTCGAGAACCAGTTCCGCATCGGCCTGGTCCGCATGGAGCGCGCCATCAAGGAGAAGATGTCGGTCTACCAAGAGATGACGACGGCGATGCCCCACGACCTGATCAACGCCAAGCCCGTCATGGCCGCGATCCAGGAGTTCTTCGGCTCGTCGCAGCTCTCGCAGTTCATGGATCAGACGAACCCCCTCTCCGAGGTCACGCACAAGCGGCGCCTGTCGGCCCTCGGGCCGGGCGGCCTCTCGCGCGACCGGGCGGGGTTCGAGGTGCGCGACGTCCACGCCACGCACTACGGCCGCATCTGCCCCATCGAGACGCCGGAAGGGCCGAACATCGGCCTCATCTCGAGCCTCTCGTGCTACGCGCGCATCAACGAGTTCGGCTTCATCGAGTCGCCCTACCGCAAGGTCGAGGAGGGGCGCGTCCGGGACTTCGTGAAGGTCCTGAACCCGGGCGACACCACCTACGCCACGGGCGAGATCGTCGAAGTCGGCGATTGCGAGGCCGAGAACAGGAAGGTCGCGCGCAAGGGGGACACCCCGGCCGAGATCGAGCCGCACATCTTCTACCTCTCCGCGTGGGAGGAGGACAAGGGGATCATCGCGCAGGCGAACGCCCAGCTCGACGAGAAGGGGAGGTTCGTCCACGACCAGGCCCGCGTCCGGATGAACGGCGAGTTCAAGCTCGTGCCGCGCGAGGACGTGAATTTCATCGACGTCAGCCCGAAGCAGCTCGTCTCCGTCGCCGCCTCGCTGGTGCCGTTCCTCGAGAACGACGACGCGAACCGCGCGCTGATGGGCGCGAACATGCAGAGGCAGGCCGTCCCGCTCCTCAGGGTCGAGGCGCCGCTCGTCGGCACCGGCATGGAGGGGATCACGGCGAAGGACTCCGGCGCCGTGGTGGTCTGCCGCAGGGACGGGTTCGTCGACTCGGTGGACAGCCAGCGCATCATCGTCAGGGTCGTGGGCGTCTCTAAGGGGAAGGAAGAGGAGGACTTCGGCGCCGACATCTACACCCTCACGAAGTTCAAGCGATCGAACCAGAACACGTGCATCAACCAGCGCCCGCTCGTGAAGAAGGGCCAGCCCGTGAAGAAGGGCGAGATCCTCGCCGACGGCCCCTGCACCGAGCGCGGCGAGCTCGCGCTCGGCCGCAACGTCCTCGTCGCGTTCATGCCCTGGCGCGGGTACAACTTCGAGGACGCCATCCTCGTCTCCGAAAAGCTGGTGAAGGAGGACTACTTCACCTCCATCCACATCGAGGAGTTCGAGATCGAGGCGCGCGACACGAAGCTCGGCCCCGAGGAGATCACCCGCGACATCCCGAACGTGAGCGAGGAGGCGCTTCGCGACCTCGACGAGAGCGGCATCGTCCGCATCGGCGCGCACGTGAAGCCCGGGGACATCCTCGTCGGCAAGATCACCCCGAAGGGGGAGACGCAGCTCACGCCGGAGGAAAAGCTCCTCCGGGCCATCTTCGGCGAGAAGTCGGGCGACGTGAGGGATGCGTCGCTCACCTGCCCCCCCGGGATCGAGGGGACCGTCGTCGAGGTGAAGATCTTCTGCCGCAAGGGGGTCGAGAAGGACGCCCGCGCGCAGGCGATCGAGGACGAGCAGGTCGAGCGGATGCGCAAGAACCTCAAGGACGAGGAGCGCATCATCCGCGAGGAGTCCCGCAAGAAGCTCATCACGCTCCTCGAGGGGGAGAAGCTCACGAACCCGCTCAAGGAGTACCGCTCCACGAAGGAGAAGCTTCCGGCCGCGACCAAGCTCACGCGCGAGATCCTCAGCCGGCTGTCGTACGACGATCTCCGCCGGATCGAGTTCAAGCCGAGAAAGAGCGAGATCCTCGACGACTTCCAGAACATCCTCGCGCGCACCGAGCGCAAGGAGGCGATTCTCAAGAAGATCTTCGACGAGAAGCGCGAGATGCTGAAGCGCGGCGACGAGCTCTCCCCCGGCGTCATCAAGATGGTCAAGGTCTTCGTCGCGATGAAGCGCAAGCTCCAGGTCGGCGACAAGATGGCGGGCCGCCACGGCAACAAGGGCGTCATCGCGAAGATCCTCCCCGAGGAGGACATGCCGATGCTGCCCGACGGCACCCCGTGCGAGATCGTGCTCAACCCGCTCGGCGTGCCCTCCCGCATGAACGTCGGTCAGATCCTCGAGACGCACCTCGGGTGGGCCGCGCGCTGCCTCGGGCTGTACTTCGCCAGCCCCGTCTTCGACGGCGCCTCGGAGGAGGAGATCCGCGGGAAGCTCAAGGAGGCGGTGGCCCTCCAGAGCTCGACCGGCGTCCCGGTCACGGTGCGCGAGAACGGGAAGACGCACCTCTTCGACGGAAAGACCGGCGAGAAGTTCGACCAGATGGTCACGGTCGGCTACATCTACATGCTGAAGCTCAGTCATCTCGTGGACGACAAGATCCACGCCCGCTCGATCGGACCGTACTCCCTCATCACGCAGCAGCCCCTCGGCGGCAAGGCGCAGTTCGGCGGCCAGAGGTTCGGCGAGATGGAGGTGTGGGCCCTCGAGGCGTACGGCGCCGCCCACATCCTGCAGGAGCTGCTCACGGCGAAGTCGGACGACGTGTTCGGCCGCACGAAGATCTACGAGGCGCTGGTGAAGGGTGAGGCGACGGTCGAGCCGGGGCTGCCCGAGTCGTTCCACGTCCTCATCCGCGAGCTCCAGAGCCTCGGTCTGGACGTCGAGCTTCGAACCGGCAGCGTCGGGCGTTCCTGA
- a CDS encoding 30S ribosomal protein S12, with protein sequence MPTVSQMVRFGRVLQRGRTKSPALVSSPQKRGVCVRVYTQTPKKPNSALRKVARVRLTNGIEVTTYIPGVGHNLQEHSIVLVRGGRVKDLPGVRYHVVRGTLDTAGVEGRKQSRSKYGAKRPKG encoded by the coding sequence GTGCCGACAGTCAGCCAGATGGTCAGGTTCGGGCGCGTGCTTCAGCGCGGCAGGACCAAGAGCCCGGCTCTTGTCTCGTCGCCGCAGAAGCGCGGCGTCTGCGTTCGCGTCTACACGCAGACGCCCAAGAAGCCGAACTCGGCACTCCGAAAGGTCGCCCGCGTCAGGCTGACGAACGGGATCGAGGTCACGACCTACATACCCGGGGTCGGCCACAACCTTCAGGAACACTCGATTGTGCTCGTGCGCGGAGGCCGTGTGAAAGACCTGCCGGGCGTCCGCTACCACGTGGTGCGTGGAACTCTCGACACCGCAGGCGTCGAGGGCCGCAAGCAGAGCAGGTCCAAGTACGGGGCCAAGAGGCCCAAGGGGTAA
- the rplJ gene encoding 50S ribosomal protein L10, with amino-acid sequence MNRAEKKEEIEALKAQFAGARNAFFLDYRGLKVEQVSDLRRKVRATKSSYRVAKNRLAIIAARDTPIRDMEALFDGMTAVVWNETDPVALAKVIHDFAKTAPVTIKGGVVEGKKIGVADITSITTLPSRPELVATFAGMIVSPMVKFVSVLKAPVRDLVSVLSQVADSKKQQEPAQS; translated from the coding sequence ATGAACAGAGCCGAGAAGAAAGAGGAGATTGAAGCCCTCAAGGCGCAGTTCGCCGGGGCGCGGAACGCCTTCTTCCTCGACTACCGGGGGCTGAAGGTCGAGCAGGTCTCGGACCTCAGGCGCAAGGTGCGCGCGACGAAGTCGTCGTACCGGGTCGCGAAGAACCGCCTCGCGATCATCGCGGCGCGCGACACCCCGATCCGCGACATGGAGGCGCTCTTCGACGGCATGACCGCGGTCGTCTGGAACGAGACCGACCCGGTCGCGCTCGCGAAGGTGATCCACGATTTCGCGAAGACCGCCCCCGTCACGATCAAGGGCGGGGTCGTCGAGGGGAAGAAGATCGGCGTCGCCGACATCACCAGCATCACCACGCTGCCGTCGAGGCCGGAGCTGGTCGCGACCTTCGCCGGCATGATCGTCTCGCCGATGGTCAAGTTCGTCAGCGTCCTCAAGGCTCCGGTGAGGGACCTCGTCTCGGTCCTCAGCCAGGTCGCCGACTCGAAGAAGCAGCAGGAACCGGCCCAGAGCTAA